Proteins encoded by one window of Sciurus carolinensis chromosome 12, mSciCar1.2, whole genome shotgun sequence:
- the Crem gene encoding cAMP-responsive element modulator isoform X23, which translates to MQKPIMAVTGDETAATGDMPTYQIRAPTTALPQGVVMAASPGSLHSPQQLAEEATRKRELRLMKNREAARECRRKKKEYVKCLENRVAVLENQNKTLIEELKALKDLYCHKAE; encoded by the exons ATGCAGAAACCCATCATGGCTGTAACTGGAGATGAAACAG CTGCCACAGGTGACATGCCCACTTATCAGATCCGAGCTCCTACTACGGCTTTGCCACAGGGTGTAGTGATGGCTGCCTCACCAGGAAGTTTGCACAGTCCCCAGCAACTAGCAGAAGAAGCAACACGTAAACGAGAGCTGAGGCTAATGAAAAACAG GGAAGCCGCCCGGGAGTGTcgcaggaagaagaaagaatatgtcAAATGTCTTGAAAATCGTGTGGCTGTGCTTGAAAACCAAAACAAGACTCTCATTGAGGAACTCAAGGCCCTCAAAGATCTTTATTGCCATAAAGCAGAGTAA
- the Crem gene encoding cAMP-responsive element modulator isoform X25, giving the protein MAAATGDMPTYQIRAPTTALPQGVVMAASPGSLHSPQQLAEEATRKRELRLMKNREAARECRRKKKEYVKCLENRVAVLENQNKTLIEELKALKDLYCHKAE; this is encoded by the exons ATggctg CTGCCACAGGTGACATGCCCACTTATCAGATCCGAGCTCCTACTACGGCTTTGCCACAGGGTGTAGTGATGGCTGCCTCACCAGGAAGTTTGCACAGTCCCCAGCAACTAGCAGAAGAAGCAACACGTAAACGAGAGCTGAGGCTAATGAAAAACAG GGAAGCCGCCCGGGAGTGTcgcaggaagaagaaagaatatgtcAAATGTCTTGAAAATCGTGTGGCTGTGCTTGAAAACCAAAACAAGACTCTCATTGAGGAACTCAAGGCCCTCAAAGATCTTTATTGCCATAAAGCAGAGTAA
- the Crem gene encoding cAMP-responsive element modulator isoform X21 translates to MQKPIMAVTGDETDEETELAPSHMAAATGDMPTYQIRAPTTALPQGVVMAASPGSLHSPQQLAEEATRKRELRLMKNREAARECRRKKKEYVKCLENRVAVLENQNKTLIEELKALKDLYCHKAE, encoded by the exons ATGCAGAAACCCATCATGGCTGTAACTGGAGATGAAACAG atgaggaaactgaacttGCCCCAAGTCACATggctg CTGCCACAGGTGACATGCCCACTTATCAGATCCGAGCTCCTACTACGGCTTTGCCACAGGGTGTAGTGATGGCTGCCTCACCAGGAAGTTTGCACAGTCCCCAGCAACTAGCAGAAGAAGCAACACGTAAACGAGAGCTGAGGCTAATGAAAAACAG GGAAGCCGCCCGGGAGTGTcgcaggaagaagaaagaatatgtcAAATGTCTTGAAAATCGTGTGGCTGTGCTTGAAAACCAAAACAAGACTCTCATTGAGGAACTCAAGGCCCTCAAAGATCTTTATTGCCATAAAGCAGAGTAA
- the Crem gene encoding cAMP-responsive element modulator isoform X22: MQKPIMAVTGDETDEETELAPSHMAAATGDMPTYQIRAPTTALPQGVVMAASPGSLHSPQQLAEEATRKRELRLMKNREAAKECRRRKKEYVKCLESRVAVLEVQNKKLIEELETLKDICSPKTD, from the exons ATGCAGAAACCCATCATGGCTGTAACTGGAGATGAAACAG atgaggaaactgaacttGCCCCAAGTCACATggctg CTGCCACAGGTGACATGCCCACTTATCAGATCCGAGCTCCTACTACGGCTTTGCCACAGGGTGTAGTGATGGCTGCCTCACCAGGAAGTTTGCACAGTCCCCAGCAACTAGCAGAAGAAGCAACACGTAAACGAGAGCTGAGGCTAATGAAAAACAG GGAAGCTGCTAAAGAATGTCGACGTCGAAAGAAAGAATATGTAAAGTGTCTGGAGAGTCGAGTTGCAGTGCTGGAAGTGCAGAATAAGAAGCTTATAGAGGAACTTGAAACCTTGAAAGACATTTGCTCTCCCAAAACAGATTAG
- the Crem gene encoding cAMP-responsive element modulator isoform X20, translating into MKQNLRKGRRREITFAECLPCARHCARHFDIHYRVYSATGDMPTYQIRAPTTALPQGVVMAASPGSLHSPQQLAEEATRKRELRLMKNREAARECRRKKKEYVKCLENRVAVLENQNKTLIEELKALKDLYCHKAE; encoded by the exons ATGAAACAG AAtttaaggaagggaagaagaagggaaataaCATTTGCTGAatgcctaccatgtgccaggcactgtgctagacaCTTTGACATACATTACAGGGTTTATT CTGCCACAGGTGACATGCCCACTTATCAGATCCGAGCTCCTACTACGGCTTTGCCACAGGGTGTAGTGATGGCTGCCTCACCAGGAAGTTTGCACAGTCCCCAGCAACTAGCAGAAGAAGCAACACGTAAACGAGAGCTGAGGCTAATGAAAAACAG GGAAGCCGCCCGGGAGTGTcgcaggaagaagaaagaatatgtcAAATGTCTTGAAAATCGTGTGGCTGTGCTTGAAAACCAAAACAAGACTCTCATTGAGGAACTCAAGGCCCTCAAAGATCTTTATTGCCATAAAGCAGAGTAA
- the Crem gene encoding cAMP-responsive element modulator isoform X19 has product MAVPTSIYQTSTGQYIAIAQGGTIQISNPGSDGVQGLQALTMTNSGAPPPGATIVQYAAQSADGTQQFFVPGSQVVVQDEETELAPSHMAAATGDMPTYQIRAPTTALPQGVVMAASPGSLHSPQQLAEEATRKRELRLMKNREAARECRRKKKEYVKCLENRVAVLENQNKTLIEELKALKDLYCHKAE; this is encoded by the exons tTGCTATAGCCCAAGGTGGAACAATCCAGATTTCTAATCCAGGATCTGATGGTGTTCAGGGACTACAGGCATTAACAATGACAAATTCAGGAGCTCCTCCACCAGGTGCTACAATTGTACAGTATGCAGCACAATCAGCTGATGGCACACAGCAGTTCTTTGTCCCAGGCAGCCAGGTTGTTGTTCAAG atgaggaaactgaacttGCCCCAAGTCACATggctg CTGCCACAGGTGACATGCCCACTTATCAGATCCGAGCTCCTACTACGGCTTTGCCACAGGGTGTAGTGATGGCTGCCTCACCAGGAAGTTTGCACAGTCCCCAGCAACTAGCAGAAGAAGCAACACGTAAACGAGAGCTGAGGCTAATGAAAAACAG GGAAGCCGCCCGGGAGTGTcgcaggaagaagaaagaatatgtcAAATGTCTTGAAAATCGTGTGGCTGTGCTTGAAAACCAAAACAAGACTCTCATTGAGGAACTCAAGGCCCTCAAAGATCTTTATTGCCATAAAGCAGAGTAA
- the Crem gene encoding cAMP-responsive element modulator isoform X26, producing MPTYQIRAPTTALPQGVVMAASPGSLHSPQQLAEEATRKRELRLMKNREAARECRRKKKEYVKCLENRVAVLENQNKTLIEELKALKDLYCHKAE from the exons ATGCCCACTTATCAGATCCGAGCTCCTACTACGGCTTTGCCACAGGGTGTAGTGATGGCTGCCTCACCAGGAAGTTTGCACAGTCCCCAGCAACTAGCAGAAGAAGCAACACGTAAACGAGAGCTGAGGCTAATGAAAAACAG GGAAGCCGCCCGGGAGTGTcgcaggaagaagaaagaatatgtcAAATGTCTTGAAAATCGTGTGGCTGTGCTTGAAAACCAAAACAAGACTCTCATTGAGGAACTCAAGGCCCTCAAAGATCTTTATTGCCATAAAGCAGAGTAA
- the Crem gene encoding cAMP-responsive element modulator isoform X24, which yields MQKPIMAVTGDETAATGDMPTYQIRAPTTALPQGVVMAASPGSLHSPQQLAEEATRKRELRLMKNREAAKECRRRKKEYVKCLESRVAVLEVQNKKLIEELETLKDICSPKTD from the exons ATGCAGAAACCCATCATGGCTGTAACTGGAGATGAAACAG CTGCCACAGGTGACATGCCCACTTATCAGATCCGAGCTCCTACTACGGCTTTGCCACAGGGTGTAGTGATGGCTGCCTCACCAGGAAGTTTGCACAGTCCCCAGCAACTAGCAGAAGAAGCAACACGTAAACGAGAGCTGAGGCTAATGAAAAACAG GGAAGCTGCTAAAGAATGTCGACGTCGAAAGAAAGAATATGTAAAGTGTCTGGAGAGTCGAGTTGCAGTGCTGGAAGTGCAGAATAAGAAGCTTATAGAGGAACTTGAAACCTTGAAAGACATTTGCTCTCCCAAAACAGATTAG